The following proteins are encoded in a genomic region of Populus nigra chromosome 16, ddPopNigr1.1, whole genome shotgun sequence:
- the LOC133675117 gene encoding probable rRNA-processing protein EBP2 homolog, translating to MVVNKEQSTLSDEELITDDEMENLDEKLSGSESESEDEDVKLPEPSKNAIFNRDGLADKLQDISWPENVGWIHKLVIDFNQEQEVDVNDDLTRELAFYTQALEGTRQAYAKLESMGIPFLRPPDYYAEMAKSDTHMEKVKGRLLAEKRSIEEAEERRKARESKKLAKEVQAQKQKERNAQKKAAIETVKNWRKQRKQSGFAGGDKDGELDMPFEDGKVFERSNKKRPGVSPGDRSGGKGRQPWKKGKNGPEKKKFKRESRDSKFGFGGRKGLKKQNTADTTDNFRGFKKGSAAGNKKTKR from the coding sequence ATGGTGGTAAACAAGGAACAATCGACCCTGTCTGATGAGGAGCTGATAACAGATGATGAAATGGAAAATCTTGATGAAAAATTGTCTGGATCTGAGTCAGAATCGGAGGATGAAGATGTGAAGTTGCCTGAACCATCGAAAAATGCTATATTCAATAGAGATGGTCTTGCTGACAAGCTTCAAGATATTAGTTGGCCAGAGAATGTTGGATGGATCCACAAACTTGTGATTGACTTCAATCAAGAGCAAGAGGTGGATGTGAATGATGACCTGACTAGAGAGCTTGCTTTTTACACACAAGCCTTAGAGGGAACAAGGCAGGCATATGCTAAGCTGGAGTCGATGGGGATTCCTTTTCTCAGGCCTCCTGATTATTATGCTGAGATGGCGAAGTCGGATACTCATATGGAGAAAGTGAAGGGCCGGCTTTTGGCAGAGAAGAGAAGCATTGAGGAGGCTGAGGAGAGAAGGAAAGCTAGAGAGTCTAAGAAACTAGCTAAAGAGGTTCAGGCCCAGAAGCAGAAAGAGAGAAATGCACAGAAAAAGGCAGCGATAGAAACTGTTAAGAACTGGAGAAAACAGAGGAAACAAAGTGGGTTTGCTGGAGGCGACAAGGATGGTGAGTTGGATATGCCCTTTGAAGATGGAAAAGTGTTTGAAAGGTCGAACAAGAAGAGGCCAGGGGTGTCTCCAGGAGATCGGTCTGGAGGGAAGGGGAGACAACCTTGGAAGAAGGGGAAAAACGgaccagaaaagaaaaaattcaagaggGAATCAAGGGATTCCAAATTTGGATTTGGAGGGAGGAAAGGTTTAAAGAAGCAGAACACTGCTGACACCACTGATAATTTTAGAGGCTTCAAGAAAGGCAGTGCTGCTGGAAATAAGAAAACGAAGAGGTGA
- the LOC133675946 gene encoding enolase yields MVTIKAVKARQIFDSRGNPTVEADILLSDGTYARAAVPSGASTGVYEALELRDGGSDYLGKGVLKAVGNVNSIIGPALIGKDPTEQVQIDNFMVQELDGTVNEWGWCKQKLGANAILAVSLAVCKAGAMVKKIPLYQHIANLAGNKTLVLPVPAFNVINGGSHAGNKLAMQEFMILPVGASSFKEAMKMGVEVYHHLKSVIKKKYGQDATNVGDEGGFAPNIQENKEGLELLKTAIAKAGYTGKVVIGMDVAASEFYNDKDKTYDLNFKEENNDGSQKISGDSLKNVYKSFVADYPIVSIEDPFDQDDWEHYAKMTGEVGEQVQIVGDDLLVTNPKRVEKAIKEKSCNALLLKVNQIGSVTESIEAVKMSKHAGWGVMASHRSGETEDTFIADLSVGLSTGQIKTGAPCRSERLAKYNQLLRIEEELGSAAVYAGAKFRAPVEPY; encoded by the exons ATGGTAACGATCAAGGCTGTTAAAGCTCGTCAAATTTTTGACAGTCGTGGAAATCCCACCGTTGAA gCTGATATTTTGCTCTCTGATGGAACCTATGCTAGAGCTGCCGTTCCAAGTGGTGCTTCTACTG GTGTCTATGAAGCTTTAGAGTTGAGAGATGGAGGATCAGATTATCTTGGGAAAGGTGTACTTAAG GCTGTAGGGAATGTCAATTCTATCATTGGACCAGCCTTGATTGGCAAG GACCCAACAGAGCAGGTTCAAATAGATAATTTCATGGTACAAGAGCTGGATGGAACTGTAAATGAATGGGGTTGGTGCAAACAGAAG cTCGGAGCAAATGCTATATTGGCAGTGTCACTTGCTGTTTGCAAAGCAGGTGCAATGGTTAAGAAGATCCCTCTTTACCAG CACATTGCAAATCTTGCTGGAAACAAGACCTTGGTTTTGCCAGTACCTGCATTCAATGTCATCAATGGAGGTTCCCATGCTGGAAATAAACTGGCAATGCAG GAATTCATGATTCTCCCTGTTGGGGCATCATCTTTCAAGGAAGCCATGAAAATGGGTGTAGAAGTGTATCATCACCTGAAG TCTGTGATTAAGAAGAAGTATGGACAAGATGCCACCAATGTTGGTGATGAAGGTGGCTTTGCTCCTAATATTCAG GAAAACAAAGAGGGTCTTGAACTGCTCAAGACAGCGATAGCCAAAGCTGGATATACTGGGAAG GTTGTGATTGGGATGGATGTTGCTGCGTCAGAGTTTTATAATGACAAGGACAAGACCTATGATTTGAATTTCAAGGAAGAG AACAATGATGGATCACAGAAGATATCTGGAGACAGTCTAAAGAATGTATACAAGTCATTTGTGGCTGATTATCCAATTGTGTCCATCGAGGATCCATTTGATCAAGATGATTGGGAACACTATGCTAAGATGACTGGTGAAGTTGGTGAACAGGTGCAAATTGTTGGTGATGATCTACTTGTCACAAACCCCAAG CGTGTGGAGAAAGCAATTAAGGAGAAGTCCTGCAATGCCCTTCTATTGAAG GTGAATCAAATTGGTTCTGTAACTGAAAGTATTGAAGCTGTGAAAATGTCTAAACATGCTGGCTGGGGTGTCATGGCAAGCCACAGAAG TGGTGAAACTGAGGATACTTTCATTGCAGACCTTTCAGTTGGATTGTCTACT GGACAGATCAAGACTGGAGCTCCTTGCAGATCAGAACGCCTTGCAAAATACAACCAG CTTCTCAGGATAGAGGAAGAGCTGGGATCTGCAGCAGTATATGCAGGAGCAAAATTCAGGGCACCAGTTGAACCTTACTAA
- the LOC133675582 gene encoding uncharacterized protein LOC133675582, with product MFESTLELITQAASNSFVIFCFCNLIIVMILVGSKPVFNFDQEREIPRSMVINTHTKVKEDILAKPSSLDGNEISIDDRNVSITQEEPTGDGDEDDGEDGYGDEDDELRRRSEEFINKINHGWRTESSRHHV from the coding sequence ATGTTTGAGTCTACACTAGAATTGATCACTCAGGCTGCTTCCAATTCTTTTGTGATCTTCTGCTTTTGCAATTTGATCATTGTCATGATCCTCGTGGGCTCAAAACCTGTCTTCAACTTTGATCAAGAAAGGGAAATTCCGAGGTCAATGGTcatcaacacacacacaaaggtGAAAGAAGATATCCTGGCCAAGCCTTCTTCACTTGATGGAAACGAGATATCAATTGATGACAGGAATGTGTCAATCACCCAGGAAGAACCCACCGGCGACGGTGACGAAGACGATGGAGAAGATGGATATggagatgaagatgatgagctGAGGAGAAGATCTGAAgaatttatcaacaaaatcaaTCATGGATGGAGGACAGAATCATCAAGGCATCATGTTTAG
- the LOC133676267 gene encoding 65-kDa microtubule-associated protein 3, translating to MSIVQSDPLLQVETTCGTLLYELQIIWNEVGETDTDRDKMLLELEQECLEVYRRKVDQANRSRAQLRQAIADSEAELAAICSAMGERPVHIRQADQNIGSLKEELRKTIPQLEEMRKRKLDRRKQFHEVLEGIQKISSEIYGSADHNVFVDEADLSLKKLEELHRQLHELEKEKSDRMKQVQQHLDTLNALCLVLGMDFKHTVSEVHPSFGDSGGLRDISNLTIQHLATTIHKLREVKIQRMQKLQDLATTMLELWNLMDTPIEEQQEFQNVTCNIAASEHEITEPNTLSVEFIKYVEAEVSRLEELKSSKMKELVLKKRSELEEICRKMHMIPETDAAVEYAVEAIESGNMDPESILEQIEVQIANVKEESFSRKEILEKVEKWLTACEEESWLEEYNRDDNRYNAGRGAHLTLKRAEKARNLVNKMPGMVEALASKTMAWESERGTEFLYDGIRLLSMLEEYTILRQEKEEERRRQRDQKKLQGQLIAEQEALYGSKPSPSKPQSVKKASRVSTGGATNRRLSLGGAVLQTPRPDLPHYSKATPHSRPGNKVDRMHQNDHSKPHQDDGFAGLSAGRRGLDIAGLPMKKHSFGAVNGREPQSPMLRQPFSPISSTVSSKSNMLEEAMTHDDTSKKTLPINDLSFKTPSKTNTVVDEENWTPKAMLIPVPTTPSTVSVPMQTAMTPAPPPVPFVVNPVEIPEEIEYSFEERRAGFILPNSHIKSIIQLQV from the exons ATGTCTATTGTCCAGAGCGACCCACTTCTGCAAGTGGAAACAACTTGCGGCACCCTTTTATATGAATTAcag ataatttgGAATGAAGTAGGGGAAACAGATACTGATAGGGATAAAATGCTGCTTGAGCTCGAACAAGAGTGTCTTGAAGTATACAGAAGGAAGGTGGATCAGGCGAACCGGAGCAGAGCTCAACTACGACAGGCTATAGCTGACTCTGAAGCAGAACTGGCTGCCATCTGTTCTGCAATGGGGGAGCGACCAGTTCATATCCGGCAG GCTGATCAAAATATTGGAAGCTTGAAGGAAGAGCTTCGAAAAACTATTCCGCAACTTGAGGAGATGAGGAAAAGGAAATTGGACCGAAGAAAGCAGTTCCATGAGGTTCTAGAGGGAATACAGAAGATCTCAAGTGAGATCTATGGATCGGCTGATCAtaatgtgtttgttgatgaagCTGACCTCTCCTTGAAAAAGCTGGAAGAGTTGCACAGACAGCTGCATGAacttgagaaagaaaag AGTGATCGCATGAAGCAGGTCCAGCAGCATCTAGATACTTTGAATGCACTTTGCTTAGTGCTTGGTATGGACTTCAAGCACACAGTTAGTGAGGTTCATCCAAGTTTTGGTGATTCTGGAGGATTGAGGGACATAAGTAATCTGACAATTCAGCATTTGGCTACTACAATTCATAAATTGCGCGAGGTTAAAATACAGAGAATGCAAAAG CTCCAAGATCTTGCAACTACAATGTTGGAGCTATGGAATTTGATGGATACCCCTATCGAGGAACAACAAGAATTTCAAAATGTTACATGCAATATAGCTGCTTCAGAGCATGAAATAACAGAACCAAACACTCTTTCTGTGGAGTTTATAAAATAT GTTGAGGCAGAAGTTTCTCGTTTGGAAGAGTTGAAGTCAAGCAAGATGAAGGAGCTTGTTCTGAAAAAGAGGTCGGAACTGGAGGAGATCTGCAGAAAAATGCATATGATTCCAGAAACGGATGCTGCAGTAGAATATGCCGTTGAAGCCATAGAATCTG GAAACATGGACCCTGAGAGTATACTTGAGCAGATTGAGGTTCAAATTGCTAATGTTAAGGAGGAATCTTTTAGCAGGAAAGAAATACTTGAAAAGGTTGAGAAATGGTTGACTGCATGTGAAGAGGAGAGTTGGCTTGAGGAGTATAACAGG GATGACAATCGATACAATGCTGGGAGAGGTGCTCATCTGACTCTCAAGCGTGCTGAGAAAGCTCGCAATTTGGTTAATAAAATGCCAG GTATGGTGGAGGCTTTGGCTTCCAAAACCATGGCATGGGAAAGTGAGAGAGGCACTGAATTCTTATATGATGGT ATCCGCCTTCTTTCTATGCTTGAAGAGTACACCATATTACGCCaggagaaagaggaagaaagaCGGAGGCAGCGG GATCAGAAGAAACTGCAGGGACAGCTGATAGCTGAGCAAGAGGCCCTTTATGGGTCGAAGCCAAGCCCTTCAAAGCCCCAGAGTGTGAAAAAAGCTTCTAGAGTATCAACGGGAGGTGCAACCAACAGAAGACTTTCCCTTGGAGGAGCAGTGCTTCAGACTCCTAGACCTGATTTACCTCACTATAGCAAAGCTACACCACATTCACGTCCTGGCAATAAAGTTGATagaatgcatcaaaatgatcattCAAAACCCCACCAGGATGATGGCTTTGCTGGTTTATCTGCTG GGAGGAGAGGGTTGGATATTGCTGGTCTTCCCATGAAGAAACACTCATTTGGTGCTGTAAACGGTCGTGAACCTCAATCACCAATGCTGCGGCAACCTTTCTCGCCTATTTCTTCCACTGTTTCATCAAAATCCAACATGTTAGAAGAAGCAATGACACACGATGACACATCTAAGAAGACACTTCCAATAAATGATCTGTCCTTTAAAACTCCCTCAAAGACAAATACTGTTGTAGATGAAGAGAATTGGACTCCAAAGGCAATGCTAATTCCCGTGCCTACAACGCCTTCAACAGTATCAGTACCCATGCAGACAGCCATGACCCCAGCTCCCCCACCAGTTCCATTTGTAGTTAATCCAGTTGAAATTCCTGAAGAGATAGAGTACTCATTTGAGGAAAGAAGAGCAGGATTCATTCTTCCCAACTCACATATAAAATCAATCATACAACTACAAGTCTGA
- the LOC133675887 gene encoding protein YLS7, producing MWKAMNLASSPKGTNPAMAAFPRSLSSMAASVGGLALFLVIASLLLVSYPIGSTVRGYFYGIDSSRQVDLLIFEGNQSSIDLHHDSNLDVVDEDSSLGLDLKGPISLDGVNNNSVNVIDSQSEFNLQESTTGTRKEGQTNPKGGSVTLSVKQIDADKGSEENSSDAASADSKSGAKSDISAVPSNASKTGSDDSGCDLDQGSWFYDSLGPLYTNNTCPVLTQMQNCQGNGRPDKEYENWRWKPSQCDLPRFNAKKFLELMRGKTIAFIGDSVARNQMESMLCLLWQVEAPKNRGNKKMQRYFFRSTSTMVVRIWSSWLVHQTSESIDFAPKGVVKLHLDAPDEHFMEFIPNFDVIVLSSGHWFAKQSVYVLNNEIVGGQLWWPDRSRPMKINNVEAFGISVETILTSIATHPNFTGLTILRTYSPDHYEGGAWNTGGSCTGKEKPLAPGELVENGFTEIMHKKQITGFDRAINKATNKSKLKLMDITESFGYRHDGHPGPYRSPDPNKLTKRGPHGKPPPQDCLHWCMPGPVDTWNELVLEIIRRDFEASQDPSI from the exons ATGTGGAAAGCCATGAACTTGGCTTCTTCACCAAAAGGGACTAATCCTGCTATGGCTGCGTTTCCACGGTCACTTTCTTCAATGGCAGCCTCAGTGGGAGGCCTTGCATTATTCTTGGTTATTGCTTCTTTGCTTTTGGTTTCATACCCTATAGGTTCCACTGTTCGTGGATACTTTTATGGGATAGATAGCTCCAGACAAGTGGATTTACTCATTTTTGAAGGCAATCAGAGTTCGATTGATCTGCACCATGATAGTAATTTAGATGTGGTTGATGAGGATTCTTCACTCGGGTTAGATTTAAAAGGGCCCATTAGTTTAGATGGTGTTAATAATAACAGTGTAAATGTCATTGATAGTCAATCTGAGTTTAATTTACAAGAATCCACTACTGGTACAAGAAAAGAAGGGCAGACCAACCCTAAGGGTGGTTCAGTTACTTTAAGTGTCAAACAAATTGATGCAGATAAAGGATCAGAAGAGAATAGCTCAGATGCTGCTTCTGCAGATTCTAAATCAGGGGCCAAGTCAGATATATCTGCTGTGCCCAGTAATGCATCCAAAACTGGTTCAGATGATTCAg GCTGTGATTTGGACCAAGGAAGTTGGTTTTACGATTCCCTGGGACCATTATACACAAACAACACATGCCCTGTCCTGACACAGATGCAGAATTGCCAGGGAAATGGAAGGCCTGACAAGGAATATGAGAATTGGCGGTGGAAACCTTCCCAGTGTGACCTCCCACGATTCAATGCCAAGAAGTTTCTGGAATTGATGAGAGGGAAAACAATAGCTTTCATTGGTGACTCTGTTGCTCGAAACCAGATGGAATCGATGTTGTGCCTTCTCTGGCAG GTAGAAGCTCCTAAAAACCGAGGGAACAAAAAAATGCAACGATATTTCTTTAGGTCAACATCTACCATGGTTGTCCGAATATGGTCCTCTTGGCTTGTTCACCAAACATCAGAATCTATTGACTTCGCTCCAAAGGGTGTTGTCAAACTCCACCTTGATGCCCCGGATGAGCATTTCATGGAATTCATCCCAAATTTTGATGTGATTGTTCTCTCCTCTGGACACTGGTTTGCCAAGCAGTCAGTCTATGTCCTCAACAATGAAATTGTAGGAGGACAGTTGTGGTGGCCAGACAGATCTCGTCCAATGAAGATTAACAACGTTGAAGCATTTGGGATATCTGTTGAGACAATTCTCACATCCATTGCCACACATCCAAATTTTACTGGGCTAACTATTCTCCGCACATATTCACCTGACCATTACGAGGGCGGGGCATGGAATACTGGTGGATCATGCACTGGGAAGGAAAAGCCTCTTGCACCAGGGGAATTAGTGGAAAATGGCTTTACTGAAATAATGCATAAGAAACAGATAACAGGTTTTGATCGAGCAATTAATAAGGCGACCAATAAATCAAAGTTGAAGCTGATGGATATCACTGAATCCTTTGGCTATCGCCATGATGGACATCCAGGTCCATACCGAAGCCCTGACCCTAATAAACTCACAAAACGCGGTCCACATGGAAAGCCACCTCCGCAGGATTGCTTGCACTGGTGCATGCCTGGCCCAGTTGATACCTGGAATGAACTTGTGCTTGAAATCATTAGAAGAGATTTTGAAGCCAGCCAAGACCCTTCAATATGA